A single genomic interval of Helianthus annuus cultivar XRQ/B chromosome 13, HanXRQr2.0-SUNRISE, whole genome shotgun sequence harbors:
- the LOC110926692 gene encoding BAHD acyltransferase DCR: MPSSSSSSSQSINKTESVTIISKCTIYPDKNSTLKSLKLSVSDLPMLSCQYIQKGVLLPHPPNDLIPLLKLSLSKTLSHFPALAGRLTTDPEGHVHIHCNSSGVEFVHASAMFHNVEQITARNCDVHPCFKTFFAFDNTVSYAGHHQPIAAVQVTEVGGGVFIGCTVNHAVVDGTSFWNFFNTFAEITKGVSKVTNSPDFSRENVFISPVVLPLPAGGPATTFSGDEPLRERIVHFSRDAILKMKFKANNPLWNSDLKISDLYSNGNGKVNGALKPKSEISSFQSLCAHLWRGVTRARKFEATKTTTFRMAVNCRHRLEPKVDPLYFGNLIQSIPTVASVGELLSHDLSWAANQLHQNVVAHDNATVRRGVKDWENQPKLFPLGNFDGAMITMGSSPRFPMYNNDFGWGPPIAVRSGKANKFDGKISAFPGRDGDGSVDLEVVLAPETMACLELDQEFMQYVS, translated from the coding sequence AtgccttcatcttcttcatcctcaTCTCAATCAATAAATAAAACGGAATCGGTTACCATAATCTCCAAATGCACAATTTACCCAGACAAAAACTCCACACTCAAATCATTAAAACTCTCTGTATCCGATCTCCCTATGCTCTCCTGCCAATACATCCAAAAGGGTGTCTTACTTCCCCACCCTCCAAACGACCTCATTCCACTCCtcaaactttctctctctaaaactctctCTCACTTCCCCGCTCTCGCCGGCCGCCTCACCACCGACCCAGAAGGTCACGTCCACATCCACTGCAACAGCTCAGGTGTAGAATTCGTTCATGCGTCCGCCATGTTTCACAACGTTGAACAAATTACAGCCCGTAATTGCGACGTTCACCCATGTTTCAAAACGTTCTTTGCGTTTGACAACACGGTGAGCTACGCCGGCCACCACCAGCCCATCGCCGCCGTGCAGGTGACGGAGGTTGGTGGTGGGGTGTTTATTGGGTGCACCGTGAATCATGCGGTGGTTGATGGGACGTCGTTTTGGAACTTTTTTAATACTTTTGCTGAGATTACAAAAGGGGTTAGTAAAGTGACGAATTCGCCGGATTTTAGCCGGGAAAATGTGTTTATATCTCCGGTGGTTTTGCCTCTTCCGGCTGGTGGACCGGCGACGACTTTTTCCGGTGATGAACCGTTGAGAGAACGGATTGTTCATTTTAGTAGAGATGCGATTTTAAAGATGAAATTCAAAGCGAATAATCCACTCTGGAATTCGGATCTAAAGATTTCGGATCTCTACAGTAACGGTAACGGAAAAGTTAACGGTGCGTTAAAGCCGAAAAGTGAAATTTCGTCGTTCCAGTCGCTGTGTGCGCATTTGTGGCGGGGGGTCACGCGTGCGCGTAAGTTTGAGGCGACAAAAACGACGACGTTTCGGATGGCGGTGAATTGCAGGCACAGGTTAGAGCCTAAGGTGGACCCGCTTTATTTCGGGAATTTGATCCAGAGCATCCCGACCGTTGCTTCGGTTGGGGAGTTGTTATCACATGATTTGTCGTGGGCAGCGAATCAGCTACACCAGAATGTGGTGGCACATGATAACGCTACTGTGCGCAGGGGAGTGAAGGATTGGGAGAATCAGCCAAAGTTGTTTCCTTTGGGGAACTTTGATGGTGCTATGATTACTATGGGAAGTTCTCCTAGGTTTCCGATGTATAATAATGATTTCGGGTGGGGCCCGCCAATTGCGGTTCGGAGTGGTAAGGCGAATAAGTTTGATGGGAAGATTTCAGCTTTTCCAGGGCGTGATGGTGATGGGAGTGTTGATCTTGAGGTGGTTTTGGCTCCTGAGACCATGGCGTGTCTTGAACTTGATCAGGAGTTTATGCAATACGTGTCGTGA